The genomic window aaAATCTTGCTGCCTTTGGTGTGAATTTcagcaagtctggccttcttCTCCTTGCTACCCCATCCCTGCCACTCTTTTCTTgggaataatctttttttttttttttttatatgctttaagtgaatgtttaaaaatcaagtcagtctctcatacaaaaatttatatataccttgctatatactcctaagttctctccccctaatgagacagcacactccttccctccactgtttattttcatatcaatttagccagcttctgacccactctgccctctcatctcccatccagacaggagatgctaacatagtctcatatgtctacttgatccaagaagctcattcttcaccagtatcattttctatcctatagtccagtccaatccctgtccaaagagttgggtttgggaatggttcctgtcttgggctaagagaaggtgtGGTGACCATGaactctggggtcattctagtctcagtcagaccattaactctggtctttttatgagaatttgagatctgcatcccactgctctcctgctctctcaggggttctccattgtgttccctgtcaaggcagtcattggttgtagctgggcaccatctagttcttctggtctcaggctgatgtagtctctggtttatgtggtcctttctgtcttttgggctcataattgccttgtgtctttggtgttctccattctcctttgtcttgtcagtaatctttactgaagcagatggacgggcctttcttctatggcaccactctgtgagttcaaaccacaaacctttaggctagcagctgagctcaaaccatttgcaacacccactAGAATTCTACTTTCCCACAGTGAATACAAAGAACACAACTTtgctgatcttcagcaaaaagaTATCATTACCAGAATatactattaataataataataaaaatacaatcaaaaaaccagttgcccatatgctgagtggaataaatCAGTCAAAAAATGACACAAATTTTAGGATCCCAACTATATGAACTATCTAGAATAGGTAGGagtcctgttggctcagtggttaagaactcggctgctaaccaaaagattggcagtttgaatccaccatctgcttcttagaaacccgaTGAGGCACTTCTATGCTGATCAATAGGGTTGGTatttgttggaattgacttgactgcaaaggGTAGAATACTTAAGAGTATAGAGACTAAAGtaaattagtggttaccaggtgtggctgggagggagggagaaaaaaagacacaattcttaggggacactgagcttctgttaagtgaGATGGAAACATTTGAGAATGGTTCATGGTGATGGCTGAACAGCATGATGAACATATTTACTGTCACTCGACTGTCCATGTGAAGACAGTTGAAATGGCCAATATATTTTGACctgtgtaaaaaaaagaaaaaaaattttttttcttttctagtagttaccaaaataaaaacaaactctgAAATTACACAGGTGATATCAAAAcagtaaagaaattaaaagaaaaaaaaaagacagttcatACTCTACAGTTTgatatgttttggattctgtgagATGAATAAACTAACACGTGAACATTGTGCAAAAACACACAATTAGGTATTTCTGATAAGAGGAGGGAATTTTGTCTTCTTCATCACATCAAAGCAGAGCCTGGAGAGGCTGGAATCACAGCTCATGAGAATCAAGGGGCTGACAGTGGGGAAACACATAGAAATGAGTGCATCCATGTTCAGTATCCACCAAGAGGGTTGATAAAAAACAGctataaaaatttgaaatatgGAGGAGAGGATGTAAAAAGATACAAAGGTGCTCACCAGGACGAGGATGGTTTGGGTGGCTCTGGTCTCAGCAGAGGCTCTGGGGGAGACGCTGTTCCTATGAATGTGTTGGACCCGCTGCTTGTGTTTGTACAGGATGAAAACCATGGAGCCGCTGAACCAGAGCATGAGTCCCAAAGTCACAACATCAGGGAGTGCCAGCCATAATGAGTTTAGTAAGATGGTGGTTTGGTCAATTCTCACAGAAGAACAGTATCCatagtcttttttgtttgtgaTGGTTTTATTGCTGCGATTACTAGTCATGTACATCAGAAAACTGGTATTCAGCAACATGTGCAGGATCCAGGATAGGAAAATGGAGAAGCCCATGTACTTGGGAGCTTTCACTTGAAGCTCTGCCCACCCAGAGTTCCTGGGGCTGATGATGATGGCCTGGAAGATACTCAACAGACAGGTGCTGCCAAAGGACACTCCCCTGCCCACTCTGTGAACATATAAAACAAATTTGCATCCAACATCATTGAGGAAATTTTTCCACCCAAAACCTTCCATAGTCTTTGGGATTCCTTTACAGAGAATGGACAAGGAGTTGGCTACAGTCAGGTGCTTGAGAATCAAGTCTGTGGACCGTAACCTGCATTTAGTGAAACAAAGGATGATATactggaaaagaaggaaaaagttgCCCAGGATACCAAATGTAGTCTGTAACAAGAAAATCATTCCGAAAGTCAAATCCTTGGAGGACATTCCCTCAGTTCCCAGTGACTGATATTTGTCTTCGGAGCCAGAGGGTCCTAGATAGGAAGATGAGACATGGGCCACATGTATCATGTCAACTGAAATCCACAATTCTCCATCTACCATTGATTCCCAATTAGAAATGTTGACTTAAAGCTTTTCTTTCAATAAGAGATTTTCTAAGTGTTGGTTGTATACCTTTAAGGAGCACTTGGAAGGTATGCTATGAAGACCATACATGTGCTAACTTCTGTATTCTTCTCCAATCTATGAGGCAGAGGCTACTATTACGTTCattataaagaagaagaaaacttaggcacagaggggttaaatgatttgtctaaattcaggtgttgTTTAGGGGCAGAGTGGGAACTTGAACCTGGCTGAGCTGGTTGCAAAGACCGTATATTAACCACCATACACTACCAACCAAGTGGGAAAAATGAGTTGTTGGTGGAGGCATCTCACCTCTTCTAACTTCATGAGGCGGAGACTCACCATCAGTATCAGCCCAAGCCTGATTCCTAAGAGATgtaggtcagacataccttctcTCTGCAAAGTTTTTACCAATTATGACACAAGCTGTCCCTCTCaagcactctctacttccctgctgggtttgatactttgttgcaatgaccacacagaactcacagatgatACTCACAGGCTCCTCTTGTCCCTTGACACTGGCATGGTGTTTTCCCTCCTTGGGAAAATGTTACAAAGCACTTTTAGctttgccaataagtgcccagagacacccaactctgccagcaagtctcctgcctgaaggtgctcatcTCTCCTGCTCCATGGGTTGCCACGCCCTCTGTAGCCTTCACGCTCAAAGGCAGGAAACCTCACCAAAACCATCTTGTATGGGTCTCCTGATtcttctgctgctgtttctctacaAATGGATTTTGCACTGCTTGCCTCTGCTGTTGCCATCTCTGATGTGATAGCTCTGTCTGTCCTGGGTCTAGAATTTTCTCAAGGCAGGGATCCTGGGTTGAAAAGACAGGCTCTGCTTCTAGCACTTTTTCTTAGATGGCAGTGTGGTTCCCCCCAACCCTGGAATTGTCTGTGTTTAAACCTAGTGGGATGGAAAAACAGACCAATCCCATACAAGCATCTCATAGTCCTCATTTGCATCAGACACTCACACAAGGGTTGCAGGCACCTTATTTGCGTTGGTAGCAGGCTCTCAAATCACTTTAGGCAGCCAAAAGTACCTATTTTCAGAGTCCCACCCAATTATTtggggagttacaagaccatggagaGAAAGATCATATAAAGGCAATTCATCAGTCTACACCAGGCTGGTCAGCTGTGTTATTCAAATAATCCAGTTCTGTATTTAGTTTACCTTGGCACCTTGTCATTTTAATTCACACTGGTGATATTTTGTTATAATGTTAGCTGTAACAAGTTTCCATTGATACATAAAATTTAAT from Loxodonta africana isolate mLoxAfr1 chromosome 11, mLoxAfr1.hap2, whole genome shotgun sequence includes these protein-coding regions:
- the LOC111749533 gene encoding vomeronasal type-1 receptor 4-like, giving the protein MVDGELWISVDMIHVAHVSSSYLGPSGSEDKYQSLGTEGMSSKDLTFGMIFLLQTTFGILGNFFLLFQYIILCFTKCRLRSTDLILKHLTVANSLSILCKGIPKTMEGFGWKNFLNDVGCKFVLYVHRVGRGVSFGSTCLLSIFQAIIISPRNSGWAELQVKAPKYMGFSIFLSWILHMLLNTSFLMYMTSNRSNKTITNKKDYGYCSSVRIDQTTILLNSLWLALPDVVTLGLMLWFSGSMVFILYKHKQRVQHIHRNSVSPRASAETRATQTILVLVSTFVSFYILSSIFQIFIAVFYQPSWWILNMDALISMCFPTVSPLILMSCDSSLSRLCFDVMKKTKFPPLIRNT